The Bacillus sp. Y1 genome has a window encoding:
- a CDS encoding DUF523 domain-containing protein, translating into MIVVSACLAGLPVRYNGLSSLEEKIHKLVSEKKAITVCPELLGGLETPREPAEIVGGTGEDVLDGKAKVIDCKGTDVTDAFIRGANETLDVIRKIQATVVVLKENSPSCGSEKIYDGTFTGEKVEGHGVTAALLIRNGVRVISERQFLKEF; encoded by the coding sequence ATGATTGTCGTTAGTGCGTGTTTAGCAGGATTGCCAGTTCGATATAATGGGCTTAGCTCCTTAGAAGAAAAAATACATAAACTAGTAAGTGAAAAGAAAGCAATCACTGTATGCCCTGAATTGCTAGGCGGACTAGAAACTCCCAGGGAGCCAGCTGAAATTGTTGGTGGTACTGGAGAAGATGTGCTGGATGGAAAGGCTAAGGTCATAGATTGCAAGGGAACGGACGTGACAGACGCTTTTATTAGAGGGGCCAATGAAACACTTGATGTTATTAGAAAAATCCAAGCGACAGTAGTCGTATTGAAGGAGAACAGTCCATCATGTGGAAGCGAGAAAATCTATGATGGTACCTTTACAGGTGAAAAAGTCGAAGGGCACGGTGTAACAGCAGCTTTGTTGATCAGAAACGGAGTACGAGTCATTTCGGAGAGGCAATTTCTAAAAGAATTTTAG
- a CDS encoding thermonuclease family protein — protein MTRKTPIITIMITLVLMSILPFQAFAHNGSRDELGGHFRRADCVYLLHEPTELAKSSTNMSELITLIKKNNSNSCASGLTESKVDLEGYTFSKSAVASTSTSTNIPLELGKTYNATLEKCTDGDTATFSINGSSYKTRLLYIDTPESTNEQEPYGKEASDYSCSLLQKGQITIETDGPSLYDKYDRLLAWVFVDGKLHQEEITKAGLVEDFYDYGTYKYEDRIEAAMLEAKSNGVGLYSVNKEVENIQEDASKEVAATTSSEKNDSSTEENLEQAQPIGREQSSGSTGIGVFALATVFLFFMFPRFSRKRGIEPLLIHKMWTKNLWVNALLLFPIYTALFFLVLVILIVEVIRFIKIRK, from the coding sequence TTGACTAGAAAGACCCCGATTATTACCATCATGATTACCCTTGTACTTATGTCCATCCTTCCTTTCCAGGCATTTGCGCATAACGGATCAAGAGATGAGCTTGGAGGACATTTCCGAAGAGCTGATTGTGTGTACTTATTACATGAGCCAACGGAGCTTGCTAAAAGCTCCACCAATATGTCAGAGCTCATCACCTTAATTAAAAAGAATAATAGTAACTCATGTGCGAGTGGATTAACCGAAAGCAAAGTGGACCTTGAAGGGTATACTTTTTCAAAAAGTGCTGTTGCTTCCACATCGACTTCAACAAATATTCCATTGGAATTAGGGAAGACGTACAATGCCACATTAGAAAAATGTACAGACGGTGATACTGCTACATTTTCAATTAACGGATCTTCCTATAAAACCAGACTTTTATACATTGATACACCGGAAAGCACGAACGAACAGGAACCTTACGGCAAAGAAGCAAGTGACTACTCGTGTTCCTTGTTACAAAAAGGACAAATAACCATTGAAACCGATGGACCTTCCCTTTATGACAAATATGACCGGTTGTTAGCTTGGGTGTTTGTTGATGGCAAGCTTCACCAGGAGGAAATTACGAAGGCTGGCTTAGTCGAGGATTTTTACGATTATGGTACCTATAAGTACGAAGACCGCATCGAAGCGGCAATGCTCGAGGCCAAATCCAATGGTGTTGGATTGTACTCCGTAAATAAAGAAGTAGAGAATATTCAAGAGGATGCTTCTAAGGAAGTAGCGGCAACTACCAGTTCGGAAAAGAATGACTCTTCCACTGAGGAAAATTTGGAGCAAGCACAACCGATTGGTAGAGAGCAAAGCAGTGGTTCCACAGGAATAGGGGTCTTTGCTTTAGCAACAGTATTTCTCTTTTTTATGTTTCCACGTTTCAGCAGGAAAAGAGGAATTGAACCCCTTCTTATTCATAAAATGTGGACAAAAAACCTTTGGGTCAATGCCTTGTTGCTATTCCCCATATATACTGCTTTATTTTTCTTAGTGCTAGTTATCCTAATCGTTGAAGTAATTCGATTTATTAAGATAAGAAAATGA
- a CDS encoding ABC transporter permease: MLKLLQNEWMKIFKRPGTFVMMSLLLVTIVLMGGIIKYENQDVKLNPNWQQEIQTTIAEQKQSLAQMENAAQGQRKYLEKNIAINEYRLDHNLAPNGEYAIWSFVQDASSLIQLAGLFTIIVAAGIVASEFNWGTIKLLLIRPTSRAKILLAKYTTVISFALLMLTLLFAFSTLVGWIAFGMPEHAKPYLNYFDGKVTEESMIFHLIKFYGLNSISMIMLSTMAFMISAVFRNSSLAIGLSIFLMFTGAQFTNLIAMKFDWAKYILFANTDLMQYFEGMPLVDGMTLTFSVLMLVVYFVLFHSLAFFVFKKRDVAA, encoded by the coding sequence ATGCTTAAGTTATTACAAAATGAGTGGATGAAAATTTTTAAACGTCCAGGAACATTTGTGATGATGAGTCTTTTATTAGTAACCATTGTCCTTATGGGTGGAATCATTAAATACGAGAATCAAGATGTGAAGTTAAATCCGAACTGGCAGCAGGAAATCCAAACTACTATTGCTGAACAGAAGCAAAGTCTTGCACAGATGGAGAATGCTGCACAGGGGCAAAGAAAATATTTGGAGAAAAATATTGCCATTAATGAATATCGATTGGATCATAATCTCGCTCCGAATGGGGAATATGCTATATGGAGCTTTGTTCAAGATGCATCAAGTTTAATCCAACTAGCAGGATTATTTACAATTATTGTAGCAGCGGGAATCGTGGCGTCTGAATTTAACTGGGGCACAATCAAATTGCTTCTTATTCGACCAACCAGCCGGGCAAAAATCCTTTTAGCAAAGTATACAACTGTAATTTCTTTTGCACTACTTATGCTGACTTTACTATTTGCCTTTTCCACTCTAGTCGGATGGATCGCATTTGGAATGCCAGAACACGCAAAACCTTATTTAAATTACTTTGATGGCAAAGTAACGGAAGAATCGATGATTTTTCACCTGATTAAATTTTATGGATTAAACTCGATTAGCATGATTATGCTTTCGACCATGGCTTTTATGATTTCTGCAGTATTCAGAAACAGCTCACTTGCTATCGGATTATCTATCTTCCTTATGTTTACCGGGGCTCAATTTACGAATTTAATTGCTATGAAGTTTGATTGGGCAAAGTATATTTTGTTTGCGAACACAGATCTTATGCAGTATTTTGAAGGAATGCCACTAGTAGATGGGATGACATTAACTTTTTCTGTTCTCATGCTTGTCGTTTATTTTGTCCTTTTCCATAGTTTAGCCTTTTTCGTTTTCAAGAAAAGAGACGTGGCTGCATAG
- a CDS encoding helix-turn-helix domain-containing protein — MNKYSEQFKLALVREYQEGKLGYYLLAKKHGIKSSTAIKNWVKVYEKYGMEGLMLKKHNDVYSVQFKLDVLDYMKNTGASVMNTALKFGLTNPPLITTWKKVYLEGGLEALDKPKGWPSMSDKPKNRKNKKTTEEKELTYEQKLERENELLRLEVEYLKKLRAFQMDPDGYLEKHKQLYHSNSKKPSN, encoded by the coding sequence ATGAATAAATATAGCGAACAATTTAAATTAGCATTAGTTAGAGAATATCAAGAAGGAAAACTGGGTTATTATCTGTTGGCTAAAAAGCATGGTATAAAAAGCAGTACAGCAATTAAAAACTGGGTGAAAGTATACGAAAAGTACGGGATGGAGGGGTTAATGCTGAAGAAACACAATGACGTTTACTCTGTTCAATTTAAATTGGATGTATTAGACTATATGAAAAATACAGGTGCTTCTGTAATGAATACTGCACTCAAATTTGGACTAACAAACCCTCCATTAATCACAACTTGGAAAAAGGTTTATTTAGAGGGAGGTCTAGAAGCGCTGGATAAGCCGAAAGGGTGGCCCTCTATGTCTGATAAACCAAAGAACAGAAAAAATAAAAAAACTACTGAAGAAAAAGAACTAACATACGAGCAAAAGTTAGAAAGAGAGAACGAGCTTCTTCGTTTAGAGGTAGAATACTTAAAAAAGTTGCGAGCTTTTCAGATGGATCCGGATGGCTATCTAGAAAAGCACAAACAGCTTTATCATTCGAACTCAAAGAAACCTTCAAATTAA
- a CDS encoding VOC family protein translates to MTNQVWINLPVKNLEKSLEFYKNIGFRVTSHMNGQAGIQMGEAPIQFMLFPESTFKGFTQNAILDYKKGTEVLFSIGADSRDEVDKMAFLAKEAGGQLYEEPSEHDGWMYGCGMIDLDGHRWNVLYMDMEKHKKNL, encoded by the coding sequence ATGACGAATCAAGTTTGGATTAACTTGCCGGTAAAAAATCTCGAAAAATCATTGGAATTTTATAAAAACATAGGTTTTCGAGTCACTTCTCATATGAATGGACAAGCTGGGATTCAAATGGGTGAAGCTCCTATTCAGTTTATGTTATTTCCTGAATCAACCTTTAAGGGTTTTACACAAAATGCAATATTAGACTATAAAAAAGGGACAGAGGTTCTGTTCTCAATTGGAGCGGATTCTCGCGATGAAGTAGATAAAATGGCTTTTTTAGCAAAAGAAGCAGGTGGCCAATTGTATGAGGAGCCTTCGGAGCATGACGGTTGGATGTATGGGTGTGGAATGATCGATTTAGACGGTCATCGATGGAATGTGTTGTATATGGATATGGAGAAACATAAAAAGAATTTGTAA
- a CDS encoding ABC transporter ATP-binding protein: protein MTGIVQLQNVTKTIKGKTIINSLSFEVNKGEVFGFLGPNGAGKTTTIRMMVGLIGMTSGDIKIGGHSIQSNIEQAVSQVGAIVENPEMYKFLTGYENLIHFARLSNQVNKEKIDEVVKLVNLSDRIHDKVKNYSLGMRQRLGVAQALLHEPEVLILDEPTNGLDPAGIREMRDHLKMLTREKGLAVIVSSHLLSEMEMMCDRIAILQKGKLVDVQTIQDFRNGVDQEIEFDVAPIEKALAIFQTMGMAARRGETGFICSIKKEEIPSVVNRLASENIDIFGIKEVTKSLEERFLEVTEEREVSLHA from the coding sequence ATGACAGGTATCGTTCAGTTACAAAATGTGACGAAGACTATTAAAGGGAAAACAATTATTAACTCTCTAAGCTTTGAAGTCAATAAAGGGGAGGTGTTTGGTTTTCTTGGACCAAACGGTGCTGGTAAAACGACCACAATCCGTATGATGGTTGGGTTAATCGGGATGACCTCAGGTGATATAAAAATCGGAGGCCATAGCATTCAATCTAATATTGAGCAAGCGGTGAGTCAAGTAGGTGCTATTGTTGAGAATCCAGAGATGTACAAATTTTTAACAGGCTATGAAAATCTTATCCATTTTGCCAGATTGTCCAATCAAGTCAATAAAGAGAAGATTGATGAGGTCGTTAAGCTCGTTAACTTATCTGATCGAATCCATGACAAAGTTAAGAATTATTCACTTGGGATGCGTCAAAGATTAGGAGTTGCACAGGCACTTTTACATGAACCAGAAGTCTTAATACTTGATGAACCAACAAATGGGCTTGATCCTGCAGGAATTCGCGAAATGAGAGACCATCTTAAAATGCTAACAAGAGAAAAGGGATTAGCCGTAATCGTTTCTAGTCACTTGCTTTCTGAGATGGAGATGATGTGCGATCGAATTGCTATTCTTCAAAAGGGAAAGCTTGTTGACGTCCAAACCATTCAAGATTTTAGAAATGGTGTTGACCAGGAGATTGAATTTGACGTTGCTCCAATTGAAAAAGCTCTAGCCATTTTTCAGACAATGGGTATGGCGGCACGAAGAGGTGAAACAGGTTTTATTTGCAGTATTAAGAAAGAGGAGATTCCATCCGTTGTAAATAGGTTAGCCAGCGAAAATATAGACATATTTGGAATAAAGGAAGTAACCAAATCATTAGAGGAACGTTTCCTTGAAGTAACAGAAGAAAGAGAGGTATCCCTCCATGCTTAA
- a CDS encoding GGDEF domain-containing protein — MIKDLFTNLAIVVSLLFLYSHIFSTSPLTKDSTFLRKILLGVVGGLFSNILMQYGIRIDTTIVDLRHIPIILLAFFGGSLPAFIGMVLVIIGRFFIGVNTSAYASVILMVLITLFSILISPQRISKKNKVIWMLTFSNIIFTFVIIYLVNDLSLLVKLIPLYWIISYIAGFLSFYILDFIRKSQFLLEKYKSESTTDGLTGLNNVRKFDEVFNGLLNELNKSIQSLSLLYIDIDFFKKINDTYGHSEGDLVLKRLGTLLTVSTRNFDIVSRNGGEEFTILLPDTSVARAMDIAEHIRKTVENTEFPLSGGGVIKVTVSIGVASYKDTTDNPSMLIEDADKALYVAKKTGRNKVCCHNSID, encoded by the coding sequence ATGATTAAAGATTTGTTTACGAATTTAGCTATTGTTGTTTCTTTACTTTTCCTATACTCACATATCTTTTCGACGAGCCCTCTAACAAAAGACTCCACCTTTCTGAGAAAAATTTTGTTGGGTGTAGTTGGTGGGTTGTTTTCTAATATTCTCATGCAATACGGCATTCGAATAGATACAACAATCGTTGATCTAAGACATATTCCGATTATTTTGCTCGCGTTTTTTGGTGGTTCTTTGCCGGCTTTCATTGGGATGGTATTAGTCATTATAGGTCGTTTTTTTATTGGCGTGAATACCTCTGCGTATGCATCTGTCATTCTTATGGTTCTTATTACTTTATTTTCTATTTTGATTTCTCCACAAAGGATATCCAAGAAAAACAAGGTTATATGGATGCTTACGTTTTCCAATATTATTTTTACCTTTGTGATTATTTATTTAGTAAATGACCTTTCTTTACTAGTCAAATTGATCCCCCTATATTGGATCATTTCATATATAGCAGGTTTTCTATCTTTTTATATTCTAGATTTTATTAGAAAAAGTCAGTTTTTACTGGAAAAATATAAATCGGAGTCTACAACGGATGGATTGACGGGGTTAAATAATGTTCGGAAATTTGATGAAGTATTTAACGGGTTACTTAACGAATTGAATAAAAGTATTCAAAGTTTGTCTCTCCTATATATTGATATTGATTTCTTTAAAAAAATTAATGATACGTATGGTCACTCGGAAGGGGACCTGGTTTTAAAGCGACTAGGAACGTTATTAACCGTAAGTACCAGAAACTTTGACATCGTTAGCCGGAATGGAGGAGAGGAGTTTACCATCCTTCTGCCGGATACTTCTGTCGCAAGAGCAATGGATATTGCGGAGCATATCAGAAAAACGGTTGAAAATACGGAGTTTCCCTTATCAGGTGGTGGAGTGATAAAGGTAACGGTATCCATTGGGGTCGCATCTTATAAAGATACAACGGACAACCCAAGCATGCTAATAGAGGATGCGGATAAAGCTTTGTATGTAGCGAAAAAAACTGGACGCAACAAAGTTTGTTGCCATAATTCAATAGATTAA
- a CDS encoding ATP-binding protein, translated as MKIWGQITFVFFTLGITTYHNFSHGESVFTVELLFYGALAWFLGRQYDKAKYFEKIARISEKSYKNLLDSLPSTIIIHKDQRVIYVNDLAVTMFRAPNREALIGKPTLELVTPKYADQLKKRTKAASSGIKPLKSIEYKLKRQDGTTMDFEVSSLKIIFEGVEAVLSIGKDITEKNEQTDQLLQKSEKLALLGQMAAGIAHEIRNPLTSIRGFVQLFKGDQDQNVYYDIVLSELDRINGIVGEFLFLSKPTTTAMQERDVKKLINDVVPLIQTQTILSNIQIGMEYESNLPYVYCDENQLKQVFLNILKNATEAMPNGGTIDLKVKKGKAKGVLIQIADQGVGIPKERIPKLGEPFYTTKEKGTGLGLMTCYKIIENHKGQLQIESEVNKGTTVQIILPSASDVLKETVTRF; from the coding sequence ATGAAAATCTGGGGTCAAATCACTTTTGTATTTTTCACATTAGGAATAACCACTTACCATAATTTCTCTCATGGAGAGAGCGTCTTCACCGTCGAGCTCCTCTTCTATGGGGCTCTAGCATGGTTCCTTGGAAGGCAGTATGATAAGGCAAAGTATTTTGAAAAGATTGCTAGAATAAGTGAGAAGAGTTATAAGAATTTATTAGACTCTCTACCTAGCACAATTATTATACATAAAGATCAGCGGGTCATTTACGTAAATGATCTAGCGGTTACCATGTTTCGTGCTCCTAATCGTGAAGCATTAATTGGTAAACCAACTTTAGAACTCGTTACGCCTAAGTATGCAGATCAATTGAAAAAGAGGACGAAAGCTGCATCAAGTGGAATTAAACCTTTGAAAAGCATTGAATACAAGTTGAAACGACAAGATGGAACTACGATGGATTTTGAGGTGTCATCACTAAAAATTATTTTTGAAGGTGTAGAGGCTGTTCTTTCTATTGGTAAGGATATTACGGAGAAGAATGAGCAGACAGATCAATTACTACAAAAATCAGAAAAACTCGCCCTTTTGGGACAAATGGCAGCGGGGATTGCTCATGAAATTAGGAATCCTTTAACTTCTATTCGTGGGTTCGTTCAATTGTTTAAAGGGGATCAAGATCAAAATGTGTATTATGATATCGTTCTATCAGAATTAGATCGGATCAATGGTATTGTAGGAGAGTTTTTATTTCTCTCGAAACCTACCACGACAGCGATGCAGGAGCGTGACGTAAAAAAGCTGATAAATGATGTTGTACCATTAATTCAAACTCAAACAATCCTTAGCAATATCCAAATAGGTATGGAATATGAAAGTAATCTCCCATATGTTTATTGTGATGAAAATCAGTTAAAGCAAGTATTTCTAAATATACTTAAGAATGCTACTGAGGCGATGCCAAATGGAGGAACCATTGACTTAAAGGTTAAAAAGGGTAAAGCAAAAGGAGTACTCATTCAAATCGCTGATCAAGGTGTGGGTATACCAAAAGAACGGATCCCGAAGCTCGGTGAACCTTTTTACACAACAAAGGAAAAGGGGACAGGGTTAGGTTTAATGACTTGTTATAAGATTATAGAGAACCATAAAGGTCAACTTCAAATAGAAAGTGAAGTAAATAAAGGGACTACAGTTCAAATTATCTTACCTTCTGCAAGTGATGTATTAAAAGAAACGGTCACAAGATTTTAA
- a CDS encoding helix-hairpin-helix domain-containing protein yields MRGTKSEFPKLAKPAIRALESAGLFRLQQLTEVQEEDLAKLHGMGPKAIEQLRLALLEKGWQFNKK; encoded by the coding sequence ATGCGTGGCACAAAGTCTGAGTTTCCTAAACTTGCCAAACCTGCTATAAGAGCTTTAGAAAGTGCAGGTTTGTTTCGATTACAACAATTGACTGAAGTTCAAGAAGAAGACCTTGCTAAGCTTCACGGAATGGGCCCGAAAGCAATCGAACAGCTTCGATTGGCCCTATTAGAAAAAGGGTGGCAGTTCAATAAAAAATGA
- a CDS encoding alpha/beta fold hydrolase: protein MGYYVKVEPGVSVHVEDLNPRSEKAILFLHGWPANHKMFEYQLNQLPQQGYRCIGMDVRGFGKSDKPFTGYDYNRLADDVRAVVDALQLRDITLVGHSTGGSIAVRYMARHGGYGVSKLVLLATAAPSLIERSYFPYGLKREAVLKIIQGTYTDRPKMLEDFGKMFFYQSVSEPFSSWFFHLGLEAASWSTAAVANTWLYEEQLFYDLGNIRVPTLILHGIHDKVCLFPLAHAQKQSIPNSKLIPFDHSGHGLFWEEREKVNREIVAFVG, encoded by the coding sequence GTGGGGTATTATGTAAAAGTGGAACCAGGTGTATCTGTTCATGTGGAGGATTTAAATCCAAGGAGTGAAAAAGCTATTCTGTTTCTTCATGGCTGGCCGGCCAATCACAAAATGTTTGAGTATCAATTGAACCAGCTCCCACAACAAGGCTATCGCTGTATTGGAATGGATGTAAGAGGATTCGGAAAATCGGATAAACCTTTTACCGGGTATGATTATAACCGGTTGGCAGATGACGTAAGAGCAGTGGTGGATGCTTTACAATTAAGAGATATTACTCTTGTTGGTCACTCAACAGGCGGTTCAATTGCAGTAAGATACATGGCCCGTCATGGTGGATATGGAGTATCAAAACTAGTACTACTGGCTACGGCGGCGCCTAGTCTCATTGAGCGGTCCTATTTTCCATATGGATTAAAAAGGGAAGCTGTCCTAAAAATAATTCAAGGGACATATACCGATCGTCCCAAAATGCTTGAAGACTTTGGGAAAATGTTTTTTTATCAATCAGTTTCAGAACCATTTTCTTCGTGGTTTTTTCACTTAGGATTAGAAGCGGCGAGCTGGTCAACGGCTGCGGTTGCGAACACTTGGCTATACGAGGAACAGTTATTTTATGATCTCGGAAACATTCGAGTACCAACATTAATTCTTCACGGAATTCATGACAAAGTTTGTCTCTTTCCACTCGCCCATGCGCAAAAACAAAGTATCCCTAACTCTAAGTTGATTCCGTTTGATCACAGTGGTCACGGACTGTTTTGGGAAGAGCGAGAGAAGGTTAATCGGGAAATAGTTGCGTTTGTGGGGTGA
- a CDS encoding cation diffusion facilitator family transporter, with the protein MDKERYEQLRLGERGAMISIAAYICLSIIKLLIGFSAQSEALKADGFNNLTDIIASIAVWIGLRMSQKPPDEDHPYGHWKAENIASLVASFIMVAVGLNVLHKAVVSIFSDELVVPDMLAAWTGLLCAIVMYFVYRYNKALSERVKSQSVLAAAKDNLSDAWVSIGAAIGIIGSQFQLPWLDPLAAIIVGLLICKTAYDIFYDSSHQLTDGFDEQIIEEYKKSILNTTGVAGIKDIRARNYGNNTVVDIIIVVNENLSIRTAHDISSKVEEKLISEYDVYNVHVHVEPS; encoded by the coding sequence ATGGACAAAGAAAGATATGAACAGTTAAGGCTAGGCGAGCGTGGGGCAATGATCAGTATCGCTGCCTATATTTGCCTTTCTATAATCAAATTACTTATTGGATTTTCTGCCCAGTCTGAGGCGTTAAAGGCGGATGGGTTTAATAACTTGACAGATATAATTGCTTCAATCGCTGTATGGATAGGATTAAGAATGTCTCAAAAACCACCAGATGAAGATCATCCATATGGCCATTGGAAGGCGGAGAATATTGCGTCATTGGTTGCTTCTTTTATTATGGTGGCAGTAGGATTAAACGTATTACATAAAGCAGTTGTTTCAATCTTCTCAGATGAATTGGTGGTTCCAGACATGCTAGCGGCGTGGACCGGACTTCTATGTGCAATCGTCATGTATTTTGTCTATCGATATAATAAAGCACTTTCGGAGAGAGTGAAAAGCCAATCTGTACTCGCGGCAGCTAAGGATAATCTATCAGATGCATGGGTGAGTATAGGAGCAGCCATTGGAATAATAGGTTCACAATTTCAACTGCCATGGCTTGATCCATTAGCGGCTATTATTGTTGGGCTTCTAATATGTAAAACAGCCTATGATATTTTTTATGATTCCTCTCATCAATTAACAGATGGATTTGATGAACAAATAATTGAGGAATACAAGAAAAGCATATTAAATACTACTGGAGTAGCTGGCATAAAGGATATTCGTGCAAGAAATTACGGAAATAACACAGTCGTTGACATTATTATCGTAGTAAACGAAAACTTAAGCATCCGAACAGCACATGATATCTCTAGTAAAGTAGAAGAAAAGCTTATTTCGGAATATGATGTATACAATGTACATGTTCACGTTGAACCAAGCTAA
- a CDS encoding IS3 family transposase — protein sequence MLKKVASFSDGSGWLSRKAQTALSFELKETFKLRDVLQIVGIPESSYHYHIKNMQKENPNQELEESIQSIFEEHNGNYGYRRIQLELKNRGFKVNHKKVQRLMRKRGLKGDKFRLKSRKYSSYKGTTGTVAKNLINRRFHTNVCHQKLATDITEFKCSDGLKLYLNPIMDMFNGEILSFGIGMRPTLELALTPLEEALEIVIDSKFRTTIHTDQGWHYQHNKWVKTLKENKVFQSMSRKGNCLDNSPMENFFGLMKQEMYYGEPLYSYEELEKRIEEYIHYYNYKRIKQKLAGMSPVQYRVHTSQIAA from the coding sequence ATACTTAAAAAAGTTGCGAGCTTTTCAGATGGATCCGGATGGCTATCTAGAAAAGCACAAACAGCTTTATCATTCGAACTCAAAGAAACCTTCAAATTAAGAGATGTTTTACAAATAGTTGGTATTCCTGAATCCTCTTACCATTATCATATTAAAAACATGCAGAAGGAGAATCCAAACCAAGAATTGGAGGAAAGTATTCAATCCATTTTCGAAGAACATAACGGAAATTATGGTTATCGTCGTATTCAATTAGAATTGAAAAACCGTGGGTTCAAAGTGAATCATAAGAAGGTTCAACGCCTAATGAGAAAACGTGGACTTAAAGGAGATAAGTTCAGATTAAAATCACGTAAGTACAGCTCTTATAAAGGAACGACGGGAACTGTTGCCAAGAACCTTATTAATCGCCGCTTTCATACAAACGTGTGCCATCAAAAACTAGCCACAGATATTACTGAATTTAAGTGTTCAGACGGTTTGAAGCTGTATTTAAATCCCATTATGGATATGTTCAATGGTGAAATTCTTTCTTTTGGGATAGGTATGCGTCCTACCTTAGAATTAGCTCTCACCCCCCTTGAGGAAGCTTTAGAAATAGTAATAGATTCAAAGTTTAGAACTACTATACATACTGATCAGGGGTGGCATTATCAACATAATAAGTGGGTAAAAACACTGAAGGAAAACAAGGTGTTCCAGAGTATGTCTCGGAAAGGAAACTGTTTAGATAATTCGCCAATGGAGAACTTCTTCGGGTTAATGAAACAAGAAATGTATTATGGGGAACCACTTTACTCATATGAGGAATTAGAAAAGAGAATAGAAGAATATATTCATTATTATAATTACAAGCGCATAAAGCAAAAATTGGCAGGCATGAGCCCGGTACAATACCGTGTCCATACCAGCCAAATCGCTGCTTAA
- a CDS encoding LacI family DNA-binding transcriptional regulator — MANIREIAKMAGVSVTTVSRVLNDHPYVSEEKKAAVHQAMEEVNYQRNINAVHLSKGKTYLIGVVIPFSNSPYFGFLVEGIANEAVKNNYKLVLFQTNYELNREIEALNMLKQKQIDALIICSRISGWEVINEYKSYGPIILSEEVDDKIVSSTYIDHYKSFTIALNYLHQKGHHRIGYCIGRKSGTNSEMREAAYKNFLLEHGHPFLQDYIFYDSFRFEDGEGIIARLKEMISPPTALLVTSDQVAAGIITCARELGILVPHELAIMGFDNQPIAKIMNITTLEIPLVEVGRKLFIQAMQYPMIFQEEIEVKLIERLTV; from the coding sequence ATGGCAAATATTCGAGAAATAGCAAAAATGGCTGGGGTTTCTGTTACGACTGTCTCCCGTGTATTAAATGATCACCCATATGTGAGTGAAGAGAAAAAGGCAGCAGTACACCAAGCGATGGAGGAAGTGAATTATCAGCGTAATATCAATGCTGTTCACTTAAGTAAGGGAAAGACGTATTTGATAGGAGTGGTTATTCCTTTCTCGAATTCTCCCTATTTCGGATTTTTAGTAGAGGGAATCGCAAATGAAGCAGTAAAAAACAATTACAAGCTAGTTCTTTTTCAAACAAACTATGAGTTGAATAGAGAAATAGAAGCATTAAATATGCTTAAGCAAAAACAAATCGATGCCTTAATTATTTGTTCAAGGATTAGTGGCTGGGAAGTAATCAATGAGTATAAATCATATGGACCGATTATTTTAAGTGAAGAAGTAGATGACAAGATCGTGTCTTCAACTTATATTGATCATTATAAAAGCTTCACGATTGCCTTAAATTATTTGCATCAAAAGGGGCACCATCGAATCGGTTATTGCATCGGGAGAAAATCAGGAACGAATAGTGAAATGCGAGAGGCCGCTTATAAGAATTTCCTTTTAGAACATGGGCATCCATTTTTACAGGATTATATTTTTTATGATAGCTTTCGTTTTGAAGATGGGGAGGGAATCATCGCCCGTTTAAAAGAAATGATCTCTCCCCCAACCGCTTTATTGGTTACAAGTGATCAAGTAGCTGCAGGAATTATTACTTGTGCGAGAGAATTAGGAATACTTGTTCCTCATGAGTTAGCTATTATGGGTTTTGATAATCAACCAATTGCCAAAATTATGAACATCACTACACTCGAAATTCCTCTAGTTGAGGTTGGAAGAAAATTATTTATTCAAGCGATGCAGTACCCAATGATCTTTCAGGAAGAAATTGAAGTGAAGTTAATTGAGCGATTAACAGTGTAG